One window of the Piliocolobus tephrosceles isolate RC106 chromosome 17, ASM277652v3, whole genome shotgun sequence genome contains the following:
- the LOC111551674 gene encoding LOW QUALITY PROTEIN: putative olfactory receptor 1F2 (The sequence of the model RefSeq protein was modified relative to this genomic sequence to represent the inferred CDS: inserted 1 base in 1 codon; substituted 1 base at 1 genomic stop codon), with protein sequence MSRTNQSSVSXFLLLGISRQLQRQHLLFVLFLSIYLATVLGNLLIILAVSTDSCLHTPMYFFLSNLSFVDVCFSTTVPKMLANHILGTQTISFSSCLTQMCFLCMFADMNDFLLAVMAYDCFVAVCHPLHYTAKMTYQLCALLVTGSQVVXNLNALLHTLLMARLSFCADNTIPHIFRDVTPLLELSCSDIHLYEVMILTETAIVMITPFLCILASYMHIACAILRVPSMKGRWKAFSTCGSQLAVVLFFCGTIISLYFSPSSSHSTQRDIAAAVMFTVVTAMMNPFIYSLRNKDIKGALVKVIALKFFSV encoded by the exons ATGAGCAGGACAAACCAGTCGAGCGTCTCCTAGTTCCTCCTCCTGGGAATCTCCAGGCAGCTCCAGCGGCAGCATCTCCTCTTCGTGCTTTTCCTGAGCATATACCTGGCCACCGTCTTGGGGAACCTGCTCATCATCCTGGCCGTCAGCACGGACTCCTGCCTGCACACCCCTATGTACTTCTTCCTCAGCAACCTGTCCTTTGTGGACGTCTGCTTCTCCACCACCGTCCCCAAGATGCTGGCCAATCACATACTTGGGACTCAGACCATCTCCTTCTCTAGCTGTCTCACGCAGATGTGTTTTCTCTGTATGTTTGCTGACATGAACGATTTCCTCCTGGCTGTGATGGCCTATGACTGCTTTGTCGCTGTGTGCCACCCCTTACATTACACAGCAAAGATGACCTATCAGCTCTGTGCCCTGCTGGTCACTGGATCACAGGTGG CCAACTTGAATGCTCTGCTGCACACACTGCTGATGGCTCGACTCTCATTCTGTGCAGACAACACCATCCCCCACATCTTCCGTGATGTGACTCCCCTCCTGGAACTCTCATGTTCAGACATACACCTCTATGAGGTGATGATTCTTACTGAGACTGCCATAGTCATGATCACCCCATTTCTTTGCATCCTGGCTTCCTATATGCACATCGCCTGTGCCATCTTGAGGGTCCCATCCATGAAGGGAAGATGGAAAGCCTTCTCCACCTGTGGCTCCCAACTGGCTGTGGTTCTCTTCTTCTGTGGTACCATCATATCTCTGTATTTCAGCCCTTCATCCTCCCACTCAACTCAGAGAGATATAGCAGCTGCTGTGATGTTCACAGTGGTGACTGCCATGATGAATCCTTTTATCTACAGCCTGAGGAACAAGGATATAAAAGGGGCTCTTGTAAAAGTGATtgctctgaaattcttttctgtttaa